From one Peptoniphilaceae bacterium AMB_02 genomic stretch:
- a CDS encoding IS30 family transposase, with translation MSYCHLTPFERGRLDTLHKQGHSIRSIAQELSRSPSTISRELRRFKGQPYVAEAAHEQYLQARKLVGRKSKTTPELLELIQQKLQDTWSPEQIVGRLLSGKLCFKTIYRWIYSGILPVDLEVLRQKGKRRKPVETRGKFHLGTSIHQRPKEVRKRTSIGHWEADTMVSSRGESKGCFATFAERRSRLFLAFKMPDRTATSMKKSIEKLWRYMGESLKTLTSDRGKEFACHEDIKDTYGIPIYFADPYSAWQRGTNENSNGLLREFFPKKTDLAKITDDELVDALLKINRRPRKCLDWKTPLEVFQHEVLHLI, from the coding sequence ATGAGCTACTGCCATCTTACACCATTTGAACGCGGACGACTAGATACTTTACACAAACAAGGGCATAGCATTCGTTCGATCGCCCAAGAGCTATCTAGGAGTCCTTCCACCATTAGTCGAGAACTGCGCCGGTTTAAAGGTCAGCCCTATGTAGCCGAAGCTGCACATGAGCAATACTTACAAGCTAGAAAACTAGTTGGCCGCAAGAGCAAAACAACGCCAGAGCTCCTAGAACTCATCCAACAAAAACTCCAGGACACCTGGTCACCTGAACAGATTGTCGGTCGTCTTCTTTCTGGCAAGTTATGTTTTAAAACGATCTATCGATGGATTTACTCTGGCATTCTTCCCGTGGATCTTGAGGTCTTGCGTCAGAAAGGAAAACGAAGGAAGCCAGTAGAAACACGAGGTAAATTTCACCTTGGTACTTCCATTCACCAAAGGCCTAAAGAAGTTAGGAAAAGGACATCCATTGGCCACTGGGAGGCCGATACCATGGTGTCCTCCAGAGGCGAGAGTAAGGGCTGTTTTGCTACCTTTGCGGAAAGAAGAAGTCGTCTATTTTTAGCTTTTAAGATGCCGGATCGTACAGCTACTTCCATGAAAAAAAGCATTGAAAAACTATGGAGGTATATGGGAGAATCTCTTAAAACACTAACATCGGATCGAGGGAAGGAGTTTGCATGTCACGAGGATATCAAAGATACCTATGGCATTCCTATTTACTTTGCCGATCCCTATAGTGCCTGGCAAAGAGGAACCAACGAGAACAGTAACGGTTTACTACGTGAGTTCTTCCCGAAAAAGACCGATCTGGCAAAGATCACAGATGATGAACTCGTGGATGCTCTGCTTAAAATCAACAGAAGGCCAAGAAAGTGTCTTGACTGGAAAACACCTTTAGAGGTTTTTCAACACGAAGTGTTGCACTTAATTTGA
- the ltrA gene encoding group II intron reverse transcriptase/maturase, which yields MERKLIDEILDRENMYAALKQVVSNKGTCGIDGITVLEIEAYIRENWKEIEKSIRERTYKPQPVLRVEIPKPNGGVRKLGNPTVMDRIIQQAIVQVISPICEKEFSEYSYGFRPGRSTQMAIEQILYYLNEGYEWIVDIDLEKFFDEVPQDKLMSYLHNIIKDPDTESLIRKYLKAGVMNKGQYEETKKGTPQGGNLSPLLSNIMLNQLDKELEKRELRFTRYADDCVILVKSENSAKRVMRSITNWIEKKLSLKVNATKSKITKPINLKYLGFGFWKDKKTQRWKARPHQDSIRKFKDTIKTLTKRRRSVDFSLRLSKLNDVIRGWINYFKIGSMKSAMNEISERLRTRLRMIIWKMWKVPSKRQWGLQKLGIGKDLARLSSYVGDRYYFVCTKTCVVRAITKELLIRRGLVDPYDYYMRNC from the coding sequence ATGGAAAGAAAGCTAATTGACGAAATTCTAGACAGGGAAAATATGTATGCAGCCCTAAAACAAGTAGTATCAAACAAAGGAACATGCGGAATAGATGGAATAACCGTATTGGAGATAGAGGCATACATTAGAGAAAACTGGAAAGAAATAGAAAAGTCAATAAGAGAAAGAACATACAAACCACAACCAGTATTGAGAGTAGAAATCCCAAAACCAAATGGTGGAGTTAGGAAACTAGGTAACCCAACAGTAATGGACAGAATAATACAACAAGCAATAGTCCAAGTAATAAGCCCAATATGTGAAAAAGAATTCTCAGAATATAGCTACGGTTTTAGACCAGGTAGAAGTACACAAATGGCAATAGAACAAATACTATACTACCTAAATGAAGGATATGAATGGATAGTTGATATAGACTTAGAGAAATTTTTCGATGAAGTGCCACAAGATAAACTGATGAGTTATCTGCACAACATAATAAAAGACCCTGATACAGAATCACTGATTAGGAAATACCTAAAAGCAGGAGTAATGAACAAAGGTCAATACGAAGAAACAAAGAAAGGAACACCTCAAGGAGGAAACCTATCACCACTACTAAGCAACATTATGTTAAATCAACTAGACAAAGAACTAGAAAAAAGAGAATTAAGATTCACTAGATACGCAGATGACTGTGTGATACTAGTCAAAAGTGAGAATTCTGCCAAAAGAGTTATGAGAAGCATAACAAACTGGATAGAAAAGAAACTAAGTCTAAAAGTGAATGCCACAAAGAGCAAAATAACAAAACCAATAAATCTAAAATATTTGGGATTTGGATTTTGGAAAGACAAGAAAACACAAAGATGGAAAGCAAGACCACATCAAGACTCCATAAGGAAATTTAAGGACACGATTAAAACGTTAACAAAGAGAAGAAGGTCTGTAGACTTTTCACTCAGGCTATCAAAACTAAATGACGTCATACGTGGATGGATAAACTACTTCAAAATAGGGTCTATGAAATCAGCAATGAATGAGATTAGTGAGAGATTAAGAACCAGACTTAGAATGATTATCTGGAAAATGTGGAAAGTACCAAGTAAAAGACAATGGGGACTACAAAAGCTAGGAATAGGAAAAGATCTAGCGAGATTAAGCTCATATGTAGGTGATAGGTACTACTTTGTATGTACTAAAACATGTGTAGTTAGAGCAATAACAAAAGAGCTACTAATCCGACGAGGATTAGTAGACCCTTATGACTACTACATGAGAAATTGTTAG
- a CDS encoding ISL3 family transposase: MSISNYILNLLDLKDENIEIFEKVEKIKKKNISYNLIFGRLTYNASVCPVCGNVHSPSIIKHGTKSSDIKLLPFNGEPTFLRLKKQRFLCKEYNSTFIAETDIVKKNCFISNRVKAHITTNLTMKVSEKDVASLHYVSHSTVSKCVDQAFEQFKPNYQFLPEHLCFDEFKSTKTAKGSMSFIFCDAITHDIIDIVENRQLHYLKRYFSRFSECARESVKSICIDMYQPYISLISDLFPNAKIVFDKFHIVNHLSRALNKTRIEVMNGFSKYSMEYKRLKRYWKLIQKPYLKLNSTGFRKWIHFERWKSARDVVMDSISVNKTLLNTYDCYQILLKDVENGDIASLKAHLEYYSDEVSDAMKTSINTLLKDFEYVKNCLEVNVTNGCLEGINNFIKCLKRVAFGYRSYYHFRNRILICKKMIVPKDTVSVKNVRQLTLPDINSL; the protein is encoded by the coding sequence ATGTCTATTAGTAATTATATCTTAAATTTATTAGATTTAAAAGATGAAAATATTGAGATTTTTGAAAAGGTCGAGAAGATTAAAAAGAAGAATATCTCTTACAATTTGATTTTTGGCCGGCTTACCTATAATGCTTCTGTTTGTCCCGTTTGTGGTAACGTGCATAGCCCAAGCATTATTAAACACGGCACTAAGTCTTCTGATATTAAACTTCTTCCTTTTAATGGCGAACCTACTTTCTTGAGACTTAAAAAGCAGAGATTTTTATGTAAGGAGTATAATTCTACTTTTATAGCTGAAACTGATATTGTTAAAAAGAATTGTTTTATTTCTAATAGAGTAAAAGCTCATATTACAACTAATTTGACCATGAAAGTAAGTGAAAAAGATGTTGCTAGTTTACATTATGTTTCTCATTCTACGGTTTCTAAATGTGTAGATCAAGCTTTTGAACAGTTTAAGCCTAATTATCAGTTTTTACCAGAACATCTATGTTTTGATGAGTTTAAATCCACAAAAACTGCTAAAGGATCTATGAGCTTTATTTTCTGTGATGCTATTACTCATGATATTATCGATATTGTTGAAAACAGGCAATTACACTATCTTAAGCGCTATTTTTCTAGGTTTAGTGAATGTGCTAGAGAATCGGTTAAAAGTATATGTATAGATATGTATCAGCCATACATTAGTCTAATTTCTGATCTTTTCCCTAATGCTAAGATAGTATTTGATAAGTTCCATATAGTTAACCACTTATCTAGAGCATTGAACAAAACAAGAATAGAAGTTATGAATGGTTTTTCTAAGTATTCTATGGAATACAAAAGGTTAAAAAGGTATTGGAAGCTGATACAAAAGCCTTATTTAAAGCTTAATTCTACAGGTTTTAGAAAGTGGATACATTTTGAAAGATGGAAAAGTGCTAGAGATGTGGTTATGGATAGTATTAGTGTCAACAAAACACTTCTAAATACTTATGATTGTTATCAGATTCTTTTAAAGGATGTAGAAAACGGAGATATTGCCTCCTTAAAGGCACATTTAGAATATTATTCAGATGAGGTATCAGATGCTATGAAAACTAGTATTAACACGCTTTTAAAGGACTTTGAGTACGTAAAAAATTGCTTAGAAGTCAATGTTACAAATGGATGTTTAGAAGGTATTAATAATTTTATTAAGTGTTTAAAAAGAGTTGCTTTCGGATACAGGTCGTACTATCATTTTAGGAATCGAATATTAATTTGCAAGAAAATGATAGTACCAAAAGACACTGTAAGTGTAAAAAACGTCAGGCAGCTAACGCTGCCTGACATTAATAGTTTGTGA
- a CDS encoding AAA family ATPase: MNYIITYQNDEFSNMSQGKKSFVILKLLLEFSDDKKPVLIDQPEDSLDNKAIYHELRKYLLDTKKERQIIVVTHNPNIVVGSDAENIIVANQHNELEKNRNNMIFQYINGSLENTQEYNDNNDYILETRGIREHIFDILEGGEEAFTKREQKYNYLRQ; encoded by the coding sequence GTGAATTATATTATCACATATCAAAATGATGAGTTTTCTAACATGTCTCAAGGTAAAAAATCCTTTGTAATCTTAAAGTTACTATTAGAGTTTAGTGACGACAAAAAGCCTGTACTAATAGATCAACCTGAGGATAGTTTAGACAACAAAGCAATCTATCATGAACTAAGAAAATATCTTCTTGACACGAAAAAAGAACGACAGATTATTGTTGTTACACATAACCCAAATATTGTTGTAGGATCAGATGCAGAGAATATAATAGTGGCAAATCAGCACAACGAACTTGAAAAGAATAGAAATAATATGATATTTCAATATATTAATGGATCATTAGAAAATACACAGGAATATAATGATAACAATGATTATATATTAGAAACTAGAGGGATACGCGAGCATATTTTTGATATTCTAGAGGGTGGGGAGGAAGCATTTACAAAAAGAGAACAAAAATATAATTACTTACGCCAATAA
- a CDS encoding FtsX-like permease family protein, which produces MYKKIIWNDIKSSKFNSITILLFILFNSFLLSISGIIFVNLNSSINQLLEVAKTPHYLQMHIGDFNKSRMDDFAKNNDKISDYQVQVFLNVDSSDIYINGERFLNNSQDNGFVFQNKNFDFLLTLDNEIANPKSGEIYVPLAYILSGEIHINDKIVVNGEEFNVVGPIRDSQMNSTLSSSKRFLINEGDFEKLKSIGSVEYLVEFLLKDVSTITEFEGEYASANLESNGPTITHSLFKLINAISDGIMIAVLFLISFLLIIISFLCINFTLNSKIEDEFREIGVMKAIGIRNSEIKKIYLGRYLAISIIGCILGFILSLVLMDFFLEPIYLNLGGGRGAGMSLIVGFLLSLFVFILSIGYVNRVLNVLKKFSPTQALRNEATIKRKIGKQGFKLQNQKLISSDVFLGVKRISTRKKLYITFILVLILSTFIMVLPRNIHSTISSKNFVSYMGIGKSDLLITIQESGDMKNTTSDILNALNVDKEVSDYTIKHGKKYEMKLDDGVMGRLQVVLGDQSKFIPKYVKGEFPTSDGEISISHLNAQELQKDIGDKITLIVDGMEKELLITGIYSDITNGGKTGHATFVDDEKESLWTSIPVTFNEGVNVTDKVEQYESKFQNAKITGIEENIDQVFGSTIKSISTVSYVGIMFAIFLVFLNTVLFVKMLVSKERGDIAILKTLGFSSKDIKFQYHIGSILLLIFGVLMGTILAGTLGQTLTSALLGAFGVADLQFSLNYVFVLILAPLTLAFFVLLASSFGVKSISKMKISDYIKE; this is translated from the coding sequence ATGTATAAAAAGATTATTTGGAATGATATAAAATCAAGTAAATTTAATAGTATTACCATACTATTATTTATTTTGTTTAATAGCTTTTTATTAAGTATTTCTGGAATTATCTTTGTCAACTTAAACTCTTCCATAAACCAACTACTAGAGGTAGCAAAAACACCCCATTACCTTCAGATGCACATTGGCGATTTCAACAAAAGCAGAATGGACGATTTTGCAAAAAACAACGATAAAATTTCAGATTATCAAGTTCAAGTATTTTTAAATGTAGATAGTAGTGACATTTATATTAACGGAGAAAGATTTCTCAACAATTCACAAGACAATGGTTTTGTTTTCCAAAATAAAAACTTTGATTTTTTACTTACATTAGACAATGAAATAGCAAATCCTAAATCTGGGGAAATTTACGTTCCCTTAGCATACATATTAAGTGGTGAAATTCATATAAATGATAAAATAGTTGTAAATGGCGAGGAGTTTAATGTCGTCGGACCAATTAGGGACTCTCAAATGAACTCAACACTTTCATCTTCCAAGAGATTTTTAATAAATGAAGGTGATTTTGAAAAACTTAAATCTATTGGGAGTGTGGAATACCTAGTAGAATTTTTACTTAAAGATGTAAGTACGATAACAGAATTTGAAGGCGAATACGCCAGTGCAAATTTAGAATCAAATGGACCTACGATCACACATTCCCTGTTTAAACTTATCAATGCAATAAGTGACGGGATTATGATTGCGGTTCTATTTTTAATTAGCTTTTTATTAATAATTATCAGCTTTTTGTGTATAAATTTCACGTTAAATTCAAAAATAGAAGATGAATTTAGAGAAATCGGTGTTATGAAAGCCATTGGCATTAGGAATTCTGAAATAAAGAAAATCTACCTAGGAAGATATTTAGCAATATCCATAATTGGTTGCATATTAGGCTTTATACTATCACTAGTATTGATGGACTTTTTCCTAGAACCCATATACCTTAACTTAGGTGGTGGACGAGGTGCAGGTATGAGTCTAATTGTAGGATTTTTACTGTCTTTATTCGTCTTTATCCTATCAATAGGGTATGTAAATCGAGTATTGAATGTCTTGAAAAAATTTAGCCCAACCCAAGCCTTAAGGAATGAAGCTACAATAAAACGTAAAATTGGCAAGCAAGGCTTTAAGTTGCAGAATCAAAAATTAATTTCATCCGATGTATTTCTAGGTGTAAAAAGGATAAGTACACGGAAAAAACTTTATATTACATTTATACTTGTATTGATACTTTCAACCTTTATTATGGTTTTACCTAGGAATATCCATAGCACGATTAGCTCAAAAAACTTTGTATCGTATATGGGGATTGGTAAGAGCGACTTGTTAATTACTATTCAGGAAAGCGGCGATATGAAAAATACAACCAGTGATATTTTAAATGCTCTAAATGTTGATAAGGAAGTGTCAGATTACACTATAAAGCATGGGAAAAAGTATGAAATGAAGCTGGATGATGGCGTAATGGGAAGATTACAGGTCGTTTTAGGGGATCAAAGTAAGTTTATTCCCAAATATGTTAAGGGTGAATTTCCAACCTCAGATGGAGAAATTTCCATCTCTCACTTGAATGCTCAAGAATTGCAAAAGGATATAGGGGATAAAATCACCTTAATAGTAGATGGAATGGAAAAGGAATTGCTGATAACGGGAATATACTCAGACATTACAAATGGGGGTAAAACTGGTCATGCAACATTTGTTGATGATGAAAAAGAGTCTTTGTGGACTAGTATTCCAGTAACCTTTAATGAAGGTGTAAATGTTACAGACAAGGTAGAGCAATATGAATCTAAATTCCAAAACGCCAAAATTACAGGAATAGAAGAAAATATTGATCAGGTATTTGGTTCTACAATAAAATCAATAAGTACGGTATCTTATGTGGGTATTATGTTTGCAATATTCCTAGTGTTTTTAAATACAGTTTTGTTTGTGAAAATGCTAGTTTCTAAGGAGAGGGGAGATATTGCCATATTAAAAACTTTAGGCTTTTCATCTAAAGATATAAAGTTTCAATACCATATAGGCTCGATACTTCTACTAATTTTTGGGGTTCTTATGGGGACAATTTTAGCTGGCACATTGGGACAAACTCTCACAAGTGCACTATTGGGCGCATTTGGTGTAGCTGATTTACAATTTTCTCTGAATTATGTTTTTGTGCTTATTTTAGCACCGTTAACATTGGCATTTTTCGTTTTGCTGGCTTCATCATTTGGGGTAAAATCCATTAGTAAAATGAAAATTTCTGATTATATAAAGGAGTAA
- a CDS encoding ABC transporter ATP-binding protein yields MENIIEANNIVKYYGEGENKTVALDGVNMNITKGEFLTIMGPSGSGKSTLLFSISGMDDISSGEVLFNGSNLSKLNEEEVADIRRLQMGFVFQEATMLKNLDVLDNIILPSYDENRKNKVKLISSAKHLMDSVGISGLENRNIKDVSGGQLQRASICRAILHEPEILFGDEPTGALNSKNSEEIMNLFQELNDNGMTIMLVTHDSKVAAKSNRVLMMKDGKVEGELQFQNESFDERLEKITNRMMGFGI; encoded by the coding sequence ATGGAAAATATAATAGAAGCTAATAATATAGTTAAATATTATGGAGAAGGTGAAAATAAAACCGTTGCCTTAGATGGAGTAAATATGAATATTACAAAGGGAGAGTTTCTCACCATAATGGGACCGTCTGGTTCAGGAAAATCTACCTTACTGTTTTCCATAAGCGGAATGGATGATATCAGTTCTGGTGAAGTGTTGTTTAATGGAAGTAATTTATCGAAACTAAATGAAGAGGAAGTAGCAGATATTAGGCGGCTACAAATGGGATTCGTATTCCAAGAAGCTACCATGCTGAAAAACCTAGACGTATTAGATAATATTATACTTCCCAGCTATGACGAAAATAGAAAAAATAAAGTAAAGTTAATTTCAAGTGCAAAACATCTAATGGACTCTGTAGGTATATCGGGATTGGAAAACAGGAATATAAAAGATGTATCTGGCGGGCAGCTCCAACGGGCATCCATATGCAGAGCTATTTTGCACGAGCCTGAAATTCTATTCGGCGACGAACCAACCGGGGCATTAAATTCAAAAAACTCGGAAGAAATCATGAATTTATTCCAGGAGCTAAACGATAATGGAATGACAATCATGCTTGTAACCCATGATTCAAAGGTCGCTGCAAAATCAAACAGAGTGTTGATGATGAAGGATGGAAAAGTAGAAGGGGAGCTGCAATTCCAAAACGAAAGTTTTGATGAACGATTAGAAAAAATTACAAATAGGATGATGGGCTTTGGGATATAG
- a CDS encoding 3'-5' exonuclease: MNENNVKKLFEILGIRRQPLVTRNSKLNWKKFYLELKRSRDKTIYDVIKCVDDSKIIPLPDSVLTEYNDYNSSEEKSKNDSIYQINYSEVVKALGFLNENSIYATNHGVKGAEYDNVLMVMGKGWNNYRFEKILYKDPERLSEKDYDAYIRNRNLFYVGCSRAKKRLALLITIPVQQEFVDYLQKIFGEDNIYEYSQLVEG, encoded by the coding sequence TTGAATGAAAATAACGTTAAAAAATTGTTTGAGATTTTAGGCATTCGAAGACAACCTTTAGTGACTAGAAATTCTAAGCTGAATTGGAAAAAATTTTATTTGGAACTAAAACGCTCAAGAGATAAAACTATCTATGACGTAATTAAATGTGTAGATGATAGTAAAATTATTCCTTTACCTGATTCAGTGTTGACAGAATATAATGATTACAATAGTTCAGAAGAAAAATCAAAGAACGATAGTATATATCAAATAAATTATAGTGAAGTCGTAAAAGCTTTGGGTTTTCTTAATGAAAATTCTATTTACGCAACAAATCATGGGGTAAAAGGTGCTGAATATGATAATGTATTAATGGTTATGGGTAAAGGTTGGAATAATTATAGGTTTGAAAAAATTTTGTATAAGGATCCAGAAAGATTAAGTGAAAAAGATTATGATGCATATATTCGAAATAGAAATCTATTCTATGTAGGATGCTCTCGAGCTAAGAAACGATTAGCATTATTAATAACTATACCAGTACAACAAGAGTTTGTAGATTACTTACAAAAAATATTCGGAGAAGATAATATTTATGAATACTCACAATTAGTAGAAGGATAA
- a CDS encoding IS256 family transposase — MARRKKLSEGKKEIISYLINEYEIESAKDIHDAIKDLLGDTIESMLEAEMEHHLGYETNQRSDNENSRNGYKTKRIRSSMGESEISVPQDRDSSFEPQIVKKRQKDISEIENKVIGMYARGLSTRQISEQIYDIYGFEVSDGLVSDITDKILPEIEDWQKRPLSETYPVVFIDAIHFSVKEEGLISKKAAYIILGINEDGLKEVLGIYVGQNESSKYWLGVLNSLKNRGVKDIYIICSDGLIGIEESISAAYPKAEWQTCIVHMVRNTLKYVSYKDRKQFANDLKTIYHAPDEEVANKNRLKVAEAWDKKYPGSMDRWEREWNSITPIFKYSKEVRKIIYTTNAIESLNSSYRRLNRNRSVFPSATSLMKALYLATNIIAKKWNIPLRSWGSIVGELRIMHDLEN; from the coding sequence ATGGCAAGAAGAAAAAAATTAAGTGAAGGAAAAAAAGAAATCATATCTTATCTAATCAATGAGTATGAAATTGAGTCGGCAAAGGACATACATGATGCTATTAAGGATTTACTAGGAGATACTATAGAAAGCATGTTAGAAGCCGAAATGGAGCACCATTTAGGATATGAAACAAACCAAAGAAGTGACAATGAAAACTCTAGAAATGGATACAAAACTAAAAGAATACGATCAAGTATGGGTGAATCTGAAATATCAGTACCTCAAGATAGAGACTCAAGCTTTGAACCTCAAATTGTAAAAAAGAGACAAAAAGACATATCTGAGATAGAAAATAAGGTAATAGGAATGTATGCAAGAGGTTTGAGTACTAGACAAATATCTGAACAAATCTATGATATCTATGGATTTGAAGTTAGTGATGGACTGGTTTCAGACATAACCGACAAAATTCTGCCGGAAATAGAAGACTGGCAAAAAAGACCACTGTCAGAGACTTATCCTGTAGTGTTCATTGATGCTATTCACTTTTCTGTTAAAGAAGAGGGTTTAATATCAAAGAAAGCAGCATATATAATACTCGGAATAAACGAAGATGGGCTTAAAGAAGTATTAGGAATATATGTAGGACAAAACGAAAGTAGTAAATACTGGTTAGGAGTCCTAAATAGCCTAAAAAACAGAGGAGTAAAAGATATCTACATTATCTGTTCAGATGGACTAATAGGTATAGAAGAGTCCATATCAGCGGCATATCCAAAAGCTGAGTGGCAAACCTGTATAGTTCACATGGTAAGAAACACATTAAAATACGTATCGTACAAAGATAGAAAACAATTTGCAAATGATTTAAAAACAATATATCACGCACCTGACGAAGAAGTAGCAAATAAGAATCGTTTGAAAGTAGCTGAAGCATGGGATAAAAAATATCCAGGATCAATGGATAGATGGGAAAGGGAGTGGAATTCAATAACGCCAATCTTTAAGTATTCTAAGGAAGTTAGAAAAATAATATATACTACGAATGCTATAGAGAGTTTAAATAGCTCATACAGACGGTTAAACCGTAATAGATCAGTATTCCCAAGTGCTACGTCACTGATGAAAGCACTATACTTAGCTACAAATATAATTGCAAAGAAATGGAATATTCCATTAAGAAGTTGGGGATCAATAGTAGGAGAATTGAGAATAATGCATGATTTAGAGAACTAA
- a CDS encoding rhodanese-like domain-containing protein, with product MRVFINSEDLEKLPEDTVYLHITESSGVENYERYLKEHIKNAYFLSVEADLSGDPNEDGGRRPLPDMEDFMVGISKMGIGVDTPVLVYSDSHLMNATRAWWMMKLIGVQEAYVLYEGLEGYRESGFKTSSGEVDLRHVLGQGLKVDYQSIVDFDFINENSTSDDLVLIDCRDSERYDGIKDDVDHVPGHIPGAGNYCYTNLATRELPEIEKVEEHFKELNKNKDVVLYCGSGMSATVNAAFLHEIGVKPKIYVGSYSDWVNRKN from the coding sequence ATGAGAGTATTTATTAATTCAGAAGATTTGGAAAAACTTCCGGAAGATACTGTATATCTACACATTACTGAGAGTTCAGGTGTAGAAAACTATGAAAGATACCTGAAAGAGCACATAAAAAATGCGTATTTTTTAAGTGTGGAAGCTGATCTTTCAGGAGACCCAAATGAAGATGGGGGGAGAAGACCACTTCCAGATATGGAGGATTTCATGGTTGGTATTTCTAAAATGGGGATTGGAGTTGATACTCCGGTTTTAGTGTATTCAGATTCTCATTTAATGAATGCGACCAGAGCGTGGTGGATGATGAAGCTCATTGGAGTCCAAGAGGCTTATGTCCTTTATGAAGGTCTTGAGGGCTACAGAGAAAGTGGATTCAAAACTTCATCGGGAGAAGTTGATTTAAGGCATGTCCTTGGACAAGGACTTAAGGTAGATTATCAAAGTATAGTAGACTTTGACTTTATTAATGAAAACTCTACATCAGATGACTTGGTGCTCATAGACTGTAGAGACAGCGAAAGATACGACGGAATTAAAGACGATGTGGACCATGTTCCCGGTCATATCCCCGGAGCTGGTAATTACTGCTATACAAATTTGGCGACGAGAGAGCTTCCTGAGATAGAAAAGGTTGAGGAGCATTTTAAGGAGTTAAATAAGAACAAGGATGTAGTACTATACTGTGGATCCGGAATGTCAGCTACTGTAAATGCAGCATTCTTACATGAAATCGGCGTTAAACCGAAAATATACGTTGGTTCTTATAGTGATTGGGTTAATAGGAAAAATTAG